One segment of Mycobacterium spongiae DNA contains the following:
- the xerD gene encoding site-specific tyrosine recombinase XerD — protein MTAPALQTQLQGYLEHLTIERGVAANTLSSYRRDLRRYSQHLSERGINDLAKVGEDDVSDFLVALRRGDPDSGAAALSAVSAARALIAVRGLHRFAAAEGLADLDVARTVRPPTPGRRLPKSLTIDEVLALLEGAGGDNPADGPLTLRNRALLELLYSTGSRISEAVGLDVDDIDTHARSVLLRGKGGKQRLVPMGRPAVAALDAYLVRGRPDLARRGRGTPAIFLNARGGRLSRQSAWQVLQDAAERAGITSGVSPHMLRHSFATHLLEGGADVRVVQELLGHASVTTTQIYTLVTVHALREVWAGAHPRAQ, from the coding sequence GTGACCGCACCCGCGCTACAGACACAGTTGCAGGGCTACCTCGAGCACCTCACGATCGAGCGCGGGGTTGCCGCGAACACATTGAGTTCCTATCGGCGCGACCTGCGCCGCTACTCGCAGCACTTGTCGGAGCGCGGGATCAACGATCTTGCCAAGGTCGGCGAGGACGACGTCAGCGACTTCCTGGTGGCACTGCGGCGCGGGGACCCCGACTCCGGCGCGGCGGCGTTGTCCGCGGTGTCGGCGGCGCGAGCGCTGATTGCGGTGCGGGGCCTGCATCGGTTCGCAGCGGCCGAAGGGCTGGCCGATCTGGACGTGGCGCGAACGGTGCGGCCGCCGACACCAGGTCGTCGATTGCCCAAGAGCCTGACGATCGACGAGGTGCTGGCCCTTCTCGAGGGCGCCGGTGGCGACAACCCGGCCGACGGCCCGTTGACGCTGCGCAATCGCGCGCTGTTGGAGCTGTTGTACTCAACAGGGTCGCGGATCTCCGAGGCCGTCGGGCTCGACGTCGACGATATCGACACCCACGCCAGGTCGGTGCTGCTGCGTGGCAAGGGCGGAAAGCAGCGTCTGGTCCCGATGGGACGGCCCGCCGTGGCGGCGCTCGACGCCTATCTGGTGCGGGGGCGCCCGGACTTGGCTCGCCGTGGCCGAGGAACGCCGGCGATCTTTCTCAATGCGCGCGGTGGTCGGTTGTCGCGGCAGAGCGCGTGGCAGGTCCTGCAGGATGCCGCCGAGCGTGCCGGTATCACCTCTGGGGTATCGCCGCACATGTTGCGGCATTCTTTCGCCACGCACCTGCTCGAAGGGGGAGCCGACGTCCGGGTTGTCCAGGAACTACTCGGCCACGCCTCGGTAACCACGACGCAGATCTATACTCTCGTCACCGTTCACGCGTTGCGCGAGGTGTGGGCCGGAGCCCATCCACGCGCGCAGTAG
- a CDS encoding O-methyltransferase gives MSLKTRLTPLRWSVLRMAPGFRKLLTTGQVGDGREAAVVDYVLAHARAGDVDDVLATIDKFAYEKSMLINVGDEKGKLLDAAVRRATPALALELGTYCGYGALRIARAAPTAKVYSIELSDANATNARRIWAHAGVDDRVTCVVGTIDDGGRTLNALAKEHGFASENLDFVFLDHDKRVYLTDLQSILDQGWLHPGSIVVADNVKIPGAPKYRAYMREQQGKRWNTTEHRTHLEYQTLVPDLVLESEYLG, from the coding sequence ATGAGCCTCAAAACGCGATTGACCCCGTTGCGGTGGTCGGTCCTACGCATGGCACCCGGCTTCCGCAAACTCTTGACAACCGGCCAGGTCGGAGACGGACGCGAAGCGGCCGTCGTCGACTACGTGCTTGCGCATGCGCGAGCTGGCGACGTCGACGACGTGCTGGCCACCATCGACAAATTCGCCTACGAGAAGTCGATGCTCATCAACGTCGGCGACGAAAAGGGCAAGCTGCTCGACGCCGCGGTCCGGCGCGCAACACCAGCACTGGCACTCGAGCTGGGCACCTACTGCGGCTACGGAGCGCTACGCATCGCGCGCGCCGCCCCGACCGCCAAGGTGTACTCCATCGAACTCTCCGATGCCAACGCGACCAATGCCCGCCGAATCTGGGCGCACGCCGGCGTTGACGACCGAGTGACATGCGTGGTGGGCACCATCGACGACGGCGGGCGCACCCTGAACGCACTGGCCAAAGAACACGGATTCGCCAGCGAGAACCTTGATTTCGTGTTCCTCGACCATGACAAGCGGGTCTACCTGACCGACCTGCAGAGCATCCTCGACCAGGGCTGGCTGCACCCGGGCTCCATTGTGGTGGCCGACAACGTGAAGATACCGGGCGCGCCGAAATATCGCGCCTACATGCGCGAGCAGCAAGGCAAGCGGTGGAACACCACCGAGCACCGGACGCACCTCGAATACCAAACACTGGTGCCTGACCTGGTGCTGGAATCGGAGTACCTGGGCTGA
- a CDS encoding SulP family inorganic anion transporter: MLKRIARELLSGLTVAIVSLPLAMGFGIVATGTSEGALVGLYGAIFGGFFAAVFGGAPGQVTGITGPITVVATAIIAAHGLEAAFFSFMMAGAFQVLFGVCRLGSLIRYIPHPVISGFMGGIALIILMTQLKQVRLSFLLVAVSILLLLLSGRLIKSIPASLIVLIIVTSLLPVVGSLLEDLRIGSVVINRTVEYIGKIPEAMPSLHFPELSGSLFLQLLTSSLAIALLGSIDSLLTSVVMDSITGGRHRSNKELIGQGIGNMAAGLFGGLAAAGSTVRSVVNIRSGGRTPLSAATHSVVLFIFVVGLGVVVQYIPLAVLSGILILTALGLFDWKAMRKAHVSPKGDVAVMFTTMIVTVLVDLIVAVGAGIALSLVIHAFRSRRGRAHVTQDEAGTYRIDGPLSFLSAYSVFTPLRDGRTHVTLDLEKVTYLDTSGAQALLYFIDHSEMDGIEVSLRQIPPRIEDQLVALADQQQRDKLKTIVESG, translated from the coding sequence ATGCTAAAGCGAATCGCTCGAGAACTCTTGTCCGGCTTGACTGTCGCGATCGTTTCGCTGCCCTTGGCGATGGGCTTCGGCATCGTAGCGACCGGCACATCCGAGGGTGCGCTTGTCGGACTGTACGGCGCCATCTTCGGCGGTTTTTTCGCGGCGGTGTTCGGCGGTGCACCCGGACAGGTCACCGGCATTACCGGCCCCATCACTGTGGTCGCAACGGCCATCATTGCTGCGCACGGACTCGAAGCCGCGTTCTTCTCGTTCATGATGGCCGGCGCGTTTCAAGTCCTGTTCGGGGTCTGCCGACTCGGTTCGCTCATCCGCTACATCCCGCACCCTGTGATCTCCGGATTCATGGGAGGCATTGCGCTCATCATCCTCATGACCCAACTGAAACAAGTGCGCCTGAGCTTCCTGCTGGTGGCGGTGTCCATCCTGTTGCTGTTGCTGTCCGGCAGGCTGATCAAATCGATTCCGGCGAGCCTCATCGTCCTGATTATCGTCACCTCGCTATTGCCAGTGGTCGGATCATTGCTGGAGGATCTGCGTATTGGGTCGGTCGTCATCAACAGGACGGTCGAGTACATCGGCAAGATTCCAGAAGCCATGCCGTCGCTACATTTCCCGGAGCTCAGCGGTTCGCTGTTTCTGCAACTTCTGACCTCATCGCTGGCCATTGCGCTGTTGGGCTCGATCGACTCGCTGCTCACCTCGGTCGTGATGGACAGCATCACCGGCGGTCGGCATCGCAGCAACAAGGAACTGATTGGCCAGGGGATTGGAAACATGGCCGCCGGACTCTTCGGTGGTCTGGCCGCCGCCGGCTCGACTGTCCGATCCGTGGTGAACATCCGAAGCGGTGGCCGCACCCCGCTGTCGGCGGCAACCCACAGTGTCGTTCTCTTCATCTTTGTCGTGGGCCTCGGTGTCGTGGTGCAGTACATCCCGCTCGCGGTGCTGTCAGGCATCCTGATACTGACCGCTTTGGGCCTTTTCGACTGGAAGGCCATGCGCAAAGCACACGTGTCGCCCAAGGGCGACGTCGCCGTGATGTTCACGACGATGATCGTCACGGTCCTGGTGGACCTCATCGTCGCGGTGGGGGCAGGAATCGCCCTCTCGCTGGTCATTCATGCGTTCCGATCCCGGCGCGGCAGGGCGCATGTCACCCAAGACGAAGCCGGCACTTACCGCATCGATGGTCCCTTGTCGTTCCTGTCGGCCTATAGCGTGTTCACCCCGCTACGTGATGGCCGCACCCATGTAACTCTCGACCTGGAGAAGGTCACCTACCTGGATACTTCCGGTGCCCAGGCCCTCCTGTATTTCATTGACCACTCCGAGATGGACGGTATCGAGGTATCCCTCAGGCAGATCCCACCGCGTATTGAGGACCAACTCGTCGCGTTAGCGGACCAACAGCAGCGGGACAAGCTGAAAACCATCGTCGAATCGGGCTGA
- a CDS encoding ParA family protein produces MNHPDSGIAVGLTGRPPREIADPKPLTSHGPAKVVAMCNQKGGVGKTTSTINLGAALAEYDRRVLLVDMDPQGALSAGLGVPHYELEKTIHNVLVEPRVSIDDVLIHSRVKNLDLVPSNIDLSAAEIQLVNEVGREQTLARALYPVLDRYDYVLIDCQPSLGLLTVNGLTCADGVVIPSECEFFSLRGLALLTDTVDKVRDRLNPKLSIGGILITRYDPRTVNSREVMARVVERFGDLVFDTVITRTVRFPETSVAGEPITTWAPKSAGAQAYRALAREFVDRFGV; encoded by the coding sequence ATGAACCACCCCGACAGCGGCATCGCGGTCGGCCTGACCGGACGGCCGCCGCGGGAGATCGCTGACCCGAAGCCACTCACCTCGCACGGCCCGGCGAAGGTTGTGGCGATGTGCAACCAAAAGGGCGGCGTCGGCAAAACCACGTCGACCATCAACCTGGGTGCGGCACTGGCCGAGTACGACCGGCGGGTGCTGTTGGTGGACATGGACCCGCAGGGAGCGTTGTCCGCGGGCCTCGGCGTGCCGCACTATGAGCTGGAAAAGACGATCCACAACGTGCTGGTGGAGCCGCGGGTATCGATCGACGATGTGCTGATTCACAGTCGGGTCAAGAACTTGGACTTGGTTCCCAGCAACATCGACCTGTCCGCGGCAGAGATCCAACTTGTCAACGAGGTGGGGCGCGAACAGACCCTGGCGCGAGCGCTGTATCCGGTGTTAGACCGCTATGACTACGTGTTGATCGACTGTCAGCCGTCGCTGGGCTTGCTCACCGTCAATGGGTTGACCTGCGCTGATGGCGTGGTCATCCCCTCGGAGTGCGAGTTCTTCTCGCTGCGCGGGTTGGCGTTGCTCACAGATACCGTCGACAAGGTGCGCGACCGACTGAACCCGAAGCTGAGCATCGGCGGCATCTTGATTACCCGCTACGATCCCCGCACCGTCAACTCCCGTGAGGTCATGGCCCGCGTCGTCGAACGGTTCGGTGACCTAGTGTTCGATACTGTGATCACCCGTACGGTTCGTTTCCCGGAGACCAGCGTCGCAGGGGAACCCATTACCACCTGGGCTCCGAAGTCGGCTGGCGCCCAGGCCTATCGCGCCTTGGCTCGCGAGTTCGTCGACCGATTCGGCGTGTGA
- a CDS encoding segregation/condensation protein A: MNGTANGQAAPQNGCSDVDAEGYADGFKVRLTNFEGPFDLLLQLIFAHRLDVTEVALHQVTDDFIAYTKEIGSRLDLGETTAFLVIAATLLDLKAARLLPAGQVDDEDDLALLEVRDLLFARLLQYRAFKHVAEIFAELEASALRSYPRAVALEDQFAGLLPEVMLGVDADRFAEIAAIAFTPRPMPTVGTEHLHELMVSVPEQAKYLLTVLEARGSGQWASFSELVADCQASIEIVGRFLALLELYRSRAVAFDQSEPLGVLQVSWTGERPSTPGDDAERSDEEERRR; the protein is encoded by the coding sequence GTGAACGGCACCGCAAACGGTCAGGCGGCACCGCAGAACGGCTGCTCGGATGTTGACGCCGAGGGCTACGCCGATGGATTCAAGGTGCGGCTGACCAACTTCGAGGGGCCGTTTGACCTGTTGTTGCAGCTGATTTTCGCACACCGTCTCGATGTCACCGAGGTGGCGCTGCATCAGGTCACCGACGACTTCATCGCCTATACCAAGGAGATCGGTTCGCGGCTGGATCTTGGCGAGACCACGGCTTTTCTCGTGATCGCGGCGACGTTGCTCGATCTCAAGGCGGCCCGGCTACTGCCAGCTGGGCAGGTCGATGACGAGGACGATTTAGCGCTGCTCGAGGTTCGAGACCTGCTGTTTGCCCGGCTGCTGCAATACCGGGCGTTCAAGCACGTCGCGGAGATTTTTGCCGAACTGGAGGCCAGTGCGCTGCGCAGCTATCCGCGCGCGGTAGCGCTCGAGGACCAGTTTGCCGGCCTGCTTCCCGAGGTGATGCTCGGCGTCGACGCCGATCGGTTCGCTGAGATCGCCGCGATCGCATTCACCCCGCGGCCGATGCCGACGGTGGGCACGGAGCATTTGCACGAACTGATGGTGTCGGTTCCGGAGCAGGCCAAATACTTGTTGACGGTGCTGGAAGCGCGGGGCAGTGGGCAGTGGGCGTCATTTTCGGAGCTGGTCGCCGATTGTCAGGCGTCGATCGAGATTGTCGGACGCTTCCTGGCGCTGCTCGAACTGTATCGATCGCGGGCGGTAGCATTCGACCAGTCGGAGCCCCTTGGCGTGCTCCAAGTGTCGTGGACCGGGGAACGGCCGAGCACTCCCGGTGATGATGCAGAGCGCAGCGATGAGGAGGAGCGGCGCCGATGA
- the scpB gene encoding SMC-Scp complex subunit ScpB — protein sequence MTEPEPDHDLGIEIAEPVELDADELARVLEALLLVVDTPVTAEALAAATEQPVYRVAAKLQVMADELAERDSGVDLRSTGEGWRFYTRARFAPYVEKLLLDGARTKLTRAALETLAVVAYRQPVTRARVSAVRGVNVDAVMRTLLARGLITDVGTDADTGAATFATTELFLERLGLTSLSELPDIAPLLPDVDSIDDLSESLDTEPRFIKLAGGQSGDQTLSFDVDRD from the coding sequence TTGACTGAGCCAGAGCCCGATCACGATCTGGGTATTGAGATCGCTGAGCCGGTGGAGCTCGACGCCGATGAGCTCGCGCGGGTGCTGGAGGCGCTGCTGCTGGTGGTGGACACCCCAGTAACCGCCGAGGCGCTGGCCGCGGCCACCGAGCAACCGGTCTACCGGGTTGCCGCGAAGCTGCAGGTGATGGCGGACGAACTCGCCGAACGAGACAGCGGCGTCGACTTGCGATCCACTGGCGAGGGCTGGCGTTTCTATACGCGGGCACGGTTCGCGCCCTACGTGGAGAAGCTCTTGCTGGACGGCGCGCGGACGAAGCTCACGCGTGCCGCGCTGGAAACGCTCGCCGTGGTCGCCTATCGCCAGCCCGTGACTCGAGCAAGGGTGAGTGCGGTTCGCGGCGTCAACGTGGACGCCGTGATGCGGACCCTGCTAGCGCGCGGCCTGATCACCGATGTTGGCACTGACGCCGACACGGGCGCGGCGACGTTTGCCACCACTGAACTGTTCCTGGAGCGCTTGGGATTAACGTCACTGTCCGAGCTGCCCGATATCGCGCCGCTGCTGCCAGACGTCGACTCCATCGATGATCTGAGTGAATCCCTGGACACTGAGCCGCGTTTCATCAAACTTGCCGGCGGCCAGTCCGGCGACCAAACCCTGTCATTCGATGTGGACCGCGATTGA
- a CDS encoding pseudouridine synthase, whose protein sequence is MGAHEDSQGSRGVRLQKVLSQAGIASRRTAEKLIVEGRVEVDGQLVTELGTRVDPDVSVIRVDGARVVVDDSLVYLALNKPRGVHSTMSDDRGRPCVGDLIERKVRGTKKLFHVGRLDADTEGLILLTNDGELAHRLMHPSHEVPKTYLATVAGSVPRGLGKKLRAGVELDDGPARVDDFAVVDAIPGKTLVRVTLHEGRNRIVRRLLAAAGFPVEALVRTDIGAVSLGNQRPGSIRALRLDEVGQLYKAVGL, encoded by the coding sequence ATGGGCGCGCATGAGGATTCGCAGGGGAGCAGGGGCGTTCGCTTGCAGAAAGTGCTGTCCCAGGCCGGGATTGCGTCTCGGCGGACCGCCGAAAAGCTGATCGTCGAAGGCCGTGTGGAGGTGGATGGGCAGCTGGTGACCGAGCTGGGCACTCGGGTCGACCCAGACGTGTCGGTGATCCGCGTGGACGGGGCGCGGGTGGTGGTCGACGATTCGTTGGTCTATCTCGCGCTCAACAAGCCGCGCGGCGTGCATTCCACCATGTCCGATGATCGTGGCCGGCCCTGCGTTGGCGACTTGATCGAACGCAAGGTTCGCGGCACGAAGAAGTTGTTTCACGTCGGGCGGCTCGACGCCGACACGGAGGGACTGATCTTGCTGACCAACGATGGTGAGCTGGCACACCGGTTGATGCATCCCTCCCATGAGGTGCCCAAGACGTATCTGGCGACGGTGGCAGGGTCGGTGCCGCGCGGGCTGGGCAAGAAGCTTCGGGCCGGGGTTGAGTTGGATGACGGGCCAGCTCGTGTCGACGATTTCGCCGTGGTGGACGCGATCCCCGGTAAGACGCTGGTGCGGGTGACCCTGCACGAGGGGCGCAATCGAATTGTCCGCCGGCTTCTGGCGGCTGCGGGGTTTCCGGTGGAGGCTTTGGTGCGCACCGACATCGGTGCCGTGTCGTTGGGTAATCAGCGTCCGGGCAGTATCCGGGCGTTGCGGCTCGACGAGGTCGGGCAACTCTATAAAGCGGTGGGCCTGTGA
- the cmk gene encoding (d)CMP kinase, translating into MSGTSGDAVVAIDGPAGTGKSSVSRGLARSLGARYLDTGAMYRMVTLAVLRAGIDPADAEAVESVASTAQLSMGYDPEESSCHLGGEDVSFEIRGDQVTRAVSAVSSIPAVRERLVALQRSMSAGPGSIVVEGRDIGTVVLPDAPVKIFLTASAETRARRRNDQNVASGLADDYDAVLAEVRRRDDLDSTRAVSPLSAASDAIVVDTSDMTEAEVVDYLRELVTQRSGAVR; encoded by the coding sequence GTGAGCGGAACGAGCGGAGATGCCGTCGTTGCGATAGACGGACCGGCGGGCACCGGAAAGTCATCGGTATCACGGGGATTGGCGCGTTCGTTGGGAGCGCGGTACCTGGATACCGGGGCGATGTATCGGATGGTGACGCTGGCGGTGCTGCGCGCTGGCATTGATCCGGCGGATGCCGAAGCGGTCGAGTCGGTCGCGTCGACGGCGCAGTTGTCAATGGGCTATGACCCTGAAGAGAGCAGTTGTCACCTGGGCGGAGAAGATGTTTCGTTCGAGATCCGCGGCGACCAAGTCACCCGGGCGGTATCAGCGGTGTCGTCGATTCCCGCGGTGCGGGAGCGACTTGTCGCACTGCAACGTTCCATGTCGGCCGGTCCGGGCAGCATTGTCGTGGAAGGTCGCGACATCGGTACGGTGGTCCTGCCCGACGCGCCGGTGAAGATCTTTCTGACCGCATCGGCGGAAACCCGTGCGCGGCGGCGCAACGACCAGAATGTCGCGTCGGGTCTGGCCGACGATTACGACGCCGTGCTCGCTGAAGTGCGTCGACGTGACGATCTGGATTCCACGCGTGCGGTGTCGCCGCTGAGCGCAGCCTCGGATGCGATCGTCGTTGACACCAGCGACATGACCGAGGCCGAGGTGGTTGACTACCTGCGGGAGTTGGTTACTCAGCGAAGCGGAGCCGTGCGGTGA
- the der gene encoding ribosome biogenesis GTPase Der — MSQDGTWVDEGDWELVESDAEESGAAPVVAVVGRPNVGKSTLVNRILGRREAVVQDVPGVTRDRVSYEALWTGRRFVVQDTGGWEPDARGLQQLVAEQAAVAMRTADAVILVVDAGVGATTADEAAARILLRSGKPVFLAANKVDSEKAEADAAALWSLGLGEPHAISAMHGRGVADLLDEVLAALPDVAESASAGGGPRRVALVGKPNVGKSSLLNKLAGDQRSVVHEIAGTTVDPVDSLIELGGKLWRFVDTAGLRRKVGQASGHEFYASVRTHGAIDAAEVVIVLVDASESLTEQDQRVLSMVIESGRALVLAFNKWDLVDEDRRELLEREIDRDLVQLRWARRVNVSAKTGRAVQKLVPAMEGALASWDTRIATGQLNAWLKEVVAATPPPVRGGKQPRILFATQATARPPTFVLFTTGFLEAGYRRFLERRLRETFGFEGSPIRVNVRVREKRGAKRR; from the coding sequence GTGAGCCAGGACGGCACCTGGGTCGACGAAGGCGATTGGGAGCTCGTCGAATCCGATGCCGAAGAGTCCGGCGCCGCGCCGGTCGTCGCGGTGGTCGGCCGGCCCAATGTCGGCAAATCGACGCTGGTGAACCGGATCCTGGGCCGGCGCGAGGCGGTGGTGCAGGATGTTCCCGGTGTTACGCGCGACCGGGTTTCCTACGAGGCGTTGTGGACCGGGCGGCGGTTCGTCGTGCAGGACACCGGGGGATGGGAGCCAGACGCCAGAGGCTTGCAGCAACTGGTGGCCGAACAGGCGGCGGTGGCGATGCGCACCGCGGACGCGGTGATCCTGGTCGTCGACGCCGGTGTCGGTGCCACTACCGCCGACGAGGCGGCCGCGCGCATTCTGTTGCGATCGGGTAAGCCAGTCTTCCTGGCCGCCAACAAGGTTGACAGTGAGAAGGCCGAAGCGGACGCGGCGGCGTTGTGGTCGCTGGGGCTGGGGGAGCCGCACGCGATCAGTGCGATGCACGGCCGCGGGGTGGCCGATCTGCTCGATGAAGTACTGGCGGCGCTGCCGGATGTGGCGGAGTCGGCGTCGGCTGGCGGTGGTCCGCGGCGCGTGGCGCTGGTCGGCAAGCCCAATGTGGGCAAGAGCTCACTGCTAAACAAGCTGGCGGGGGATCAGCGCTCGGTCGTGCATGAGATTGCCGGTACGACCGTCGACCCGGTCGATTCGCTGATCGAGCTTGGCGGCAAGCTCTGGCGATTCGTCGACACCGCGGGCCTGCGCCGCAAGGTCGGTCAGGCCAGTGGGCACGAGTTCTACGCTTCGGTGCGCACGCACGGGGCCATCGACGCTGCCGAAGTCGTGATCGTGCTCGTCGATGCGTCAGAGTCGCTGACCGAGCAGGATCAACGGGTGCTGTCGATGGTCATCGAGTCCGGACGGGCCCTGGTGCTGGCGTTCAACAAGTGGGACTTGGTCGACGAAGACCGCCGCGAGCTGCTGGAGCGTGAGATCGATCGGGACTTGGTGCAGCTGCGCTGGGCGCGGCGTGTCAACGTTTCTGCGAAGACGGGGCGGGCGGTCCAGAAGCTGGTGCCGGCGATGGAGGGTGCGCTGGCGTCGTGGGACACCAGGATCGCGACTGGCCAGCTGAATGCCTGGCTCAAGGAGGTGGTGGCGGCCACGCCGCCCCCGGTGCGTGGCGGCAAGCAGCCCCGGATTCTGTTCGCGACCCAGGCGACGGCCCGACCACCGACGTTTGTGCTGTTCACGACCGGTTTTCTGGAAGCGGGTTACCGACGGTTCCTGGAGCGGCGGCTGCGTGAGACCTTCGGATTCGAGGGCAGCCCGATCCGGGTCAACGTCCGGGTGCGCGAAAAGCGGGGCGCCAAGCGCCGCTGA
- a CDS encoding IS481 family transposase: MSKAQLVITAVVLEGRSKSDVARDYEVSRYWVQQLVKRYESEGAAAFEPRSRRPHHNPRAVGGQLEDKIVRLRKTLDRQGYDAGAATIAEHLARDPAVPHVPAVSTIWRILTRRGFVVAQPQKRPRSSWKRFCAEQPNQLWQADVTHWHLADHTEVEILNIIDDHSRLAISSHARPVTRGPDVVDDFVAAFSQWDTPATILTDNGAIFTAKQRGNGRTALEITLGQLGIKYSRSRPYHPQTCGKVERFHQTLKKHLHALPPAATPTELQHQIDAFLDYYNTVRPHRALRRRTPIQAFHGRPKAFPTGHQIPPHYRVRRDTIDAAGVITLRHNSRLHHIGLSKHLRGTTVTVLIDDLDIRVLNHNTGQLIRKLTLDPTRDYQPRGVKSGNSPTNRV, from the coding sequence ATGTCCAAGGCGCAGCTCGTCATCACCGCCGTCGTGTTGGAAGGGCGCAGCAAAAGCGACGTCGCCCGCGACTACGAGGTCTCGCGCTACTGGGTCCAGCAACTGGTCAAGCGCTATGAATCCGAAGGCGCGGCCGCGTTCGAACCACGCTCGCGCCGGCCCCACCACAATCCCCGCGCGGTCGGCGGCCAACTCGAAGACAAAATCGTGCGGCTGCGCAAAACCTTGGATAGACAGGGCTACGACGCTGGCGCTGCCACCATCGCCGAACACCTCGCCCGCGACCCCGCAGTTCCCCACGTCCCCGCGGTATCCACGATCTGGCGAATCCTGACCCGACGCGGATTCGTCGTCGCGCAGCCGCAGAAACGACCCCGCTCATCGTGGAAACGCTTCTGCGCCGAACAACCCAACCAGTTGTGGCAGGCCGACGTCACCCACTGGCACCTCGCCGACCACACCGAAGTCGAGATACTCAACATCATCGACGACCACTCCCGGCTTGCCATCTCCAGCCACGCCCGACCCGTAACCCGCGGACCCGACGTCGTCGATGACTTCGTCGCCGCATTCAGCCAATGGGACACGCCGGCAACCATTCTCACCGACAACGGTGCCATCTTCACCGCCAAACAACGCGGCAACGGACGCACCGCCCTAGAAATCACCCTGGGTCAACTCGGCATCAAATACAGCCGCTCACGCCCCTACCATCCCCAGACCTGCGGCAAGGTCGAGCGCTTCCACCAAACCCTCAAGAAACACCTCCACGCCCTACCACCAGCAGCGACACCCACCGAGCTGCAACACCAGATCGACGCCTTCCTGGACTACTACAACACCGTCCGCCCCCATCGGGCGCTACGCCGCCGCACCCCCATACAGGCGTTCCACGGCCGGCCCAAGGCCTTCCCCACCGGTCACCAGATCCCACCGCACTACCGCGTCCGCCGAGACACAATCGACGCCGCCGGCGTCATCACCCTCCGCCACAACAGCCGCCTACACCACATCGGCCTATCCAAACACCTCCGCGGAACCACAGTCACCGTCCTCATCGACGACCTCGACATCCGCGTGCTCAACCACAACACCGGCCAACTCATCCGCAAACTCACCCTCGACCCCACCCGCGACTACCAACCACGCGGCGTAAAAAGCGGAAACAGCCCCACAAACCGGGTCTAG
- a CDS encoding LpqN/LpqT family lipoprotein, which yields MQDSNSSKTASSVSSETTALASPPLGTLVEAPPPATIDAYIKANNIRATTVTPSTPGAPKIILPVPPGWTRMPEGPGDKYFGVVFDTPTNPEDAPRFIVTVKKLVGDVDTEKVLALAAGSAEELSGYAGDPPVQAELSGFPGARLAGTYMKKDVPRMVMRYVVVIPAANGTYLMRISVDSPEADTDAVQAAAKVFTQKTTITV from the coding sequence ATGCAGGATTCGAATTCCTCGAAGACGGCATCCTCAGTTTCGTCGGAGACCACGGCATTGGCTTCGCCGCCGCTAGGGACGCTCGTTGAAGCGCCTCCGCCTGCGACGATCGACGCGTACATCAAGGCGAACAACATCCGGGCGACGACGGTCACTCCGTCGACACCGGGCGCACCGAAGATCATTCTCCCTGTGCCGCCAGGCTGGACACGCATGCCAGAAGGCCCGGGCGACAAATATTTTGGGGTCGTCTTCGATACCCCAACAAACCCTGAGGATGCCCCGCGGTTCATCGTGACCGTCAAAAAGCTGGTGGGCGATGTCGATACGGAGAAGGTTCTCGCCCTTGCGGCTGGTTCGGCTGAGGAACTGTCAGGCTATGCGGGCGATCCTCCGGTGCAAGCCGAGTTGAGTGGCTTTCCCGGAGCTCGACTGGCCGGCACGTACATGAAGAAAGATGTGCCGCGGATGGTTATGCGATACGTCGTCGTGATCCCAGCAGCGAACGGCACGTATCTGATGCGAATCAGTGTTGACAGCCCGGAGGCCGACACTGACGCGGTGCAGGCGGCAGCCAAGGTGTTCACGCAGAAAACCACCATCACGGTGTGA